The Seriola aureovittata isolate HTS-2021-v1 ecotype China chromosome 2, ASM2101889v1, whole genome shotgun sequence genome has a segment encoding these proteins:
- the ngfb gene encoding nerve growth factor, giving the protein MRSSVLVLFLFFSAQAVATIRGDSCDATTAQQQDPGDSPDSIPTVDPKLFTKRHYLSPRVLFSSLPPDAEPAAGSQGAGRRSRRRTGQPQHRGVYSVCESISVWVGNKTKATDISGNEVTVLPDVNINNVNKKQYFFETTCHSARSGGSGCLGIDARHWNSYCTNSHTFVRALTSFKNLVAWRLIRINVACVCVLSRKSWRQ; this is encoded by the coding sequence ATGAGGTCGTCCGTGCTGGTCCTGTTCCTCTTCTTCAGTGCCCAGGCTGTGGCCACCATCAGAGGGGACTCGTGTGACGCCACGACGGCACAGCAGCAGGATCCAGGCGACAGCCCCGACTCCATCCCCACAGTGGACCCCAAACTCTTCACCAAGCGCCACTACCTCTCACCCAGGGTGCTCTTCAGCTCTCTGCCCCCTGATGCGGAGCCGGCGGCAGGGTCGCAAGGTGCCGGGAGAAGGAGCCGCAGGCGAACAGGGCAGCCTCAGCACCGCGGGGTGTACTCGGTGTGTGAGAGCATCAGCGTCTGGGTCGGCAACAAGACCAAGGCCACGGACATCTCAGGCAACGAGGTGACAGTGCTCCCAGATGTGAATATCAACAATGTCAACAAGAAGCAGTACTTCTTTGAGACGACGTGTCACAGCGCTCGCTCAGGCGGCTCGGGCTGTTTGGGGATCGACGCGAGACACTGGAACTCCTACTGCACCAACTCACACACTTTTGTACGAGCGCTGACTTCCTTTAAAAACCTGGTGGCCTGGAGGCTCATACGCATCAAcgtggcctgtgtgtgtgtgctcagccGGAAGTCGTGGCGGCAGTGA